In Megalopta genalis isolate 19385.01 chromosome 7, iyMegGena1_principal, whole genome shotgun sequence, a single window of DNA contains:
- the LOC117229127 gene encoding F-BAR domain only protein 2 isoform X7, translating into MTVDFADYFWGEKNNGFDVLYHNMKHGVVASKELADFLKEQSAIEENNYKLLTKVAKQVGNTSSTQGTFAPVWAALRGAAEKLAGLHLQMAQKVTELIKDVSKYADELHKKHKAVKEEESSTLEVVQSIQSITVTLQKAKDMRMQKGLELEKLKKDNASQKELEKAEIKFKKAQDDYKILVDKYMVIRNDFKTKMTQACRRFQDVEETHLKHMKEFLTIYADVLQTNHEQVGQVHIDFKRQCLDMTVDKLLEQFVQSKYTGFEKPDIIEYEEVMTNLGDMTTHSQSDGNVETPKETSKGANGETGVAGNTHSSKKDQGLKGGGNQVDEEKGRVQEKENERLNERDRELSHAQATKASRRTTSLLNLFMSNSQGFLRSRREKRKGKKAKKKKDAVETSSNKEEKSDLEDKEDSRKSETPTPEVDEDGFCIRPKSDPWENEKGFYSSSDTDSEDERERKIRVEIKPLSNGGAPMSASVDELRATVENLSLSPAPTGRRGSNTDSDHHMKRSQSVSQQLGGKPSSDLLGLNLFNPSSTPSSASTPTGSHPYAPLQSPPPLSSSPTPQPQPPQSAPPTHSHSRFPDGDLFSEVGDITPALPPKQSASSTPTGSIIIPRPPSRRGEGPSPRGRMSPATISRADSVASLEFRTAGVGVGSSRGPSPLTIGLADTIPLAVAFHEIVHSYFRGTDETRCQVKLSGDMMLSFPAGIVTVLANNPSPAKLTFRVRNSNRLEKLFPNNQLVSMDATQTTVDSTIFEFNMSALTTLLRKQAEQNPSASYFNVDILKYQIKCKEGAGSCPFQLVAYWKCETTHTDLKIDYKYNSRAMASPSPLLNLHVAAPIDGEFKSLNSKPQAQWLPETNRVLWKFTELSQYSEGHGVGSLKARVELEDGPGNQGTIFTQFNCEGTTLSGVEFELLGPGYRLSLVKRRFVSGKYICDGDSDPRTRYAAPPSNVD; encoded by the exons ATGACTGTGGATTTCGCCGACTACTTTTGG GGCGAAAAGAATAATGGATTTGACGTGCTATATCATAACATGAAGCATGGTGTAGTCGCAAGTAAGGAGTTGGCTGACTTTTTAAAAGAGCAATCGGCCATAGAAGAAAACAATTATAAACTTCTAACTAAGGTAGCCAAACAAGTTGGCAATACCAGTAGCACCCAAGGAACATTTGCACCTGTTTGGGCTGCTCTGAGAGGTGCAGCAGAAAAACTTGCAGGCCTGCACCTGCAGATGGCCCAGAAGGTCACAGAACTGATAAAGGATGTATCAAAATATGCAGACGAATTACATAAAAAACATAAGGCT GTAAAAGAGGAGGAGTCATCTACTTTGGAAGTTGTGCAAAGTATACAAAGCATTACTGTGACCTTACAAAAGGCAAAAGATATGCGTATGCAAAAGGGTCTGGAACTTGAAAAATTAAAGAAGGACAATGCCAGTCAAAAAGAGTTAGAAAAAGCAGAAATTAAGTTCAAGAAAGCACAGGATGATTATAAAATTTTGGTAGACAAATACATGGTTATTAGGAACGATTTTAAAACCAAAATGACTCAGGCTTGCAGG AGATTCCAGGATGTGGAGGAGACACATCTGAAACACATGAAGGAGTTTTTAACTATCTATGCAGATGTCTTGCAGACTAATCATGAACAAGTTGGTCAGGTCCATATCGACTTTAAACGTCAGTGTCTGGACATGACAGTGGATAAGTTGCTGGAACAGTTTGTGCAAAGCAAATATACAGGTTTTGAGAAGCCAG ATATAATCGAATACGAAGAAGTCATGACAAATTTAGGAGACATGACCACTCATTCTCAATCAGATGGTAATGTTGAGACACCTAAGGAAACATCGAAAGGAGCCAATGGAGAAACAGGAGTTGCTGGTAACACTCACAGTTCAAAAAAAGATCAGGGATTAAAAGGGGGGGGTAATCAGGTGGATGAGGAAAAGGGGAGGGtacaagaaaaagaaaatgaaagactGAATGAAAGGGATAGAGAACTGTCACATGCACAAGCCACCAAGGCTTCCCGCCGTACTACCTCGCTACTCAACCTGTTCATGTCCAACTCCCAGG GGTTCCTTCGCAGTAGGAGAGAAAAGCGGAAGGGCAAGAAAGcaaaaaagaagaaggatgcCGTGGAGACGAGCAGCAACAAAGAAGAAAAGTCTGACCT GGAGGACAAGGAGGACAGCAGAAAGTCGGAGACACCGACACCGGAAGTCGACGAGGATGGATTCTGTATCAGACCGAAATCAGACCCATGGGAAAATGAGAAAGGATTCTATTCCAGCTCGGATACAGACTCTGAGGATGAGAGGGAGAGGAAAATCAGGGTAGAAATAAAACCGCTTAGCAATGGCGGGGCTCCAATGAGCGCCAGTGTCGACGAGCTGAGGGCAACTGTGGAGAATTTATCATTGTCGCCTGCGCCGACG GGACGTAGAGGATCGAATACCGACTCAGATCACCATATGAAAAGGTCTCAGTCAGTGTCACAACAATTAGGAGGTAAGCCAAGCTCAGATTTACTTGGCCTAAACTTGTTCAATCCCAGCAGTACGCCATCGAGCGCCTCTACGCCAACCGGCAGTCATCCGTACGCGCCATTGCAAAGCCCTCCGCCACTGTCATCGTCACCGACGCCGCAACCGCAGCCGCCGCAATCCGCACCACCCACGCACTCTCATTCACGGTTCCCCG ATGGTGACCTGTTCTCGGAAGTGGGAGACATCACTCCGGCATTACCCCCTAAGCAATCCGCTTCTTCCACTCCAACTGGATCTATTATCATTCCCAGACCACCGTCTCGAAGAGGGGAGGGTCCCTCTCCTCGAGGTAGGATGTCGCCAGCGACGATATCCAGAGCGGATAGCGTGGCCAGCTTGGAGTTTCGCACAGCTGGTGTCGGTGTCGGCTCCTCTAGGGGACCCTCTCCATTGACAATCGGATTAGCGGATACTATTCCTCTGGCGGTAGCCTTCCACGAGATAGTACACTCTTATTTTCGGGGTACCGACGAGACAAGATGCCAGGTGAAGCTCAGCGGCGATATGATGCTGTCGTTTCCCGCCGGCATCGTTACCGTGCTGGCAAACAATCCCAGCCCCGCGAAGCTCACCTTTCGCGTGAGGAACAGTAACAGATTGGAAAAATTATTTCCTAATAATCAGTTGGTCAGCAT GGACGCCACGCAGACGACCGTCGACAGTACAATTTTCGAATTCAACATGAGTGCCTTAACTACATTGTTACGTAAACAGGCTGAACAAAATCCCTCGGCTTCCTATTTTAACGTTGACATACTCAAGTATCAAATAAAATGCAAGGAAGGCGCGGGCTCATGTCCTTTCCAGTTGGTAGCATACTGGAAGTGCGAGACGACGCACACAGATCTCAAG ATCGATTACAAATACAACAGCCGTGCTATGGCTTCACCGAGTCCTCTACTAAATCTCCACGTGGCAGCGCCCATAGACGGAGAATTCAAATCCTTGAACAGCAAGCCCCAAGCTCAATGGCTGCCAGAGACGAACAGAGTACTGTGGAAGTTTACCGAGCTATCTCAGTATAGCGAGGGTCACGGCGTGGGCTCCTTGAAGGCGAGGGTCGAACTCGAAGACGGTCCGGGGAACCAAGGAACGATATTCACTCAGTTCAATTGCGAAGGGACCACATTGTCCGGCGTTGAGTTCGAACTTTTGGGCCCGGGCTATAGATTAAGTTTAGTCAAGCGCAGATTCGTTTCCG GGAAGTACATATGCGATGGAGATTCCGACCCAAGAACCAGATACGCCGCGCCCCCATCGAACGTAGATTGA
- the LOC117229127 gene encoding F-BAR domain only protein 2 isoform X8 → MTVDFADYFWGEKNNGFDVLYHNMKHGVVASKELADFLKEQSAIEENNYKLLTKVAKQVGNTSSTQGTFAPVWAALRGAAEKLAGLHLQMAQKVTELIKDVSKYADELHKKHKAVKEEESSTLEVVQSIQSITVTLQKAKDMRMQKGLELEKLKKDNASQKELEKAEIKFKKAQDDYKILVDKYMVIRNDFKTKMTQACRRFQDVEETHLKHMKEFLTIYADVLQTNHEQVGQVHIDFKRQCLDMTVDKLLEQFVQSKYTGFEKPDIIEYEEVMTNLGDMTTHSQSDGNVETPKETSKGANGETGVAGNTHSSKKDQGLKGGGNQVDEEKGRVQEKENERLNERDRELSHAQATKASRRTTSLLNLFMSNSQGFLRSRREKRKGKKAKKKKDAVETSSNKEEKEDKEDSRKSETPTPEVDEDGFCIRPKSDPWENEKGFYSSSDTDSEDERERKIRVEIKPLSNGGAPMSASVDELRATVENLSLSPAPTGRRGSNTDSDHHMKRSQSVSQQLGGKPSSDLLGLNLFNPSSTPSSASTPTGSHPYAPLQSPPPLSSSPTPQPQPPQSAPPTHSHSRFPDGDLFSEVGDITPALPPKQSASSTPTGSIIIPRPPSRRGEGPSPRGRMSPATISRADSVASLEFRTAGVGVGSSRGPSPLTIGLADTIPLAVAFHEIVHSYFRGTDETRCQVKLSGDMMLSFPAGIVTVLANNPSPAKLTFRVRNSNRLEKLFPNNQLVSMDATQTTVDSTIFEFNMSALTTLLRKQAEQNPSASYFNVDILKYQIKCKEGAGSCPFQLVAYWKCETTHTDLKIDYKYNSRAMASPSPLLNLHVAAPIDGEFKSLNSKPQAQWLPETNRVLWKFTELSQYSEGHGVGSLKARVELEDGPGNQGTIFTQFNCEGTTLSGVEFELLGPGYRLSLVKRRFVSGKYICDGDSDPRTRYAAPPSNVD, encoded by the exons ATGACTGTGGATTTCGCCGACTACTTTTGG GGCGAAAAGAATAATGGATTTGACGTGCTATATCATAACATGAAGCATGGTGTAGTCGCAAGTAAGGAGTTGGCTGACTTTTTAAAAGAGCAATCGGCCATAGAAGAAAACAATTATAAACTTCTAACTAAGGTAGCCAAACAAGTTGGCAATACCAGTAGCACCCAAGGAACATTTGCACCTGTTTGGGCTGCTCTGAGAGGTGCAGCAGAAAAACTTGCAGGCCTGCACCTGCAGATGGCCCAGAAGGTCACAGAACTGATAAAGGATGTATCAAAATATGCAGACGAATTACATAAAAAACATAAGGCT GTAAAAGAGGAGGAGTCATCTACTTTGGAAGTTGTGCAAAGTATACAAAGCATTACTGTGACCTTACAAAAGGCAAAAGATATGCGTATGCAAAAGGGTCTGGAACTTGAAAAATTAAAGAAGGACAATGCCAGTCAAAAAGAGTTAGAAAAAGCAGAAATTAAGTTCAAGAAAGCACAGGATGATTATAAAATTTTGGTAGACAAATACATGGTTATTAGGAACGATTTTAAAACCAAAATGACTCAGGCTTGCAGG AGATTCCAGGATGTGGAGGAGACACATCTGAAACACATGAAGGAGTTTTTAACTATCTATGCAGATGTCTTGCAGACTAATCATGAACAAGTTGGTCAGGTCCATATCGACTTTAAACGTCAGTGTCTGGACATGACAGTGGATAAGTTGCTGGAACAGTTTGTGCAAAGCAAATATACAGGTTTTGAGAAGCCAG ATATAATCGAATACGAAGAAGTCATGACAAATTTAGGAGACATGACCACTCATTCTCAATCAGATGGTAATGTTGAGACACCTAAGGAAACATCGAAAGGAGCCAATGGAGAAACAGGAGTTGCTGGTAACACTCACAGTTCAAAAAAAGATCAGGGATTAAAAGGGGGGGGTAATCAGGTGGATGAGGAAAAGGGGAGGGtacaagaaaaagaaaatgaaagactGAATGAAAGGGATAGAGAACTGTCACATGCACAAGCCACCAAGGCTTCCCGCCGTACTACCTCGCTACTCAACCTGTTCATGTCCAACTCCCAGG GGTTCCTTCGCAGTAGGAGAGAAAAGCGGAAGGGCAAGAAAGcaaaaaagaagaaggatgcCGTGGAGACGAGCAGCAACAAAGAAGAAAA GGAGGACAAGGAGGACAGCAGAAAGTCGGAGACACCGACACCGGAAGTCGACGAGGATGGATTCTGTATCAGACCGAAATCAGACCCATGGGAAAATGAGAAAGGATTCTATTCCAGCTCGGATACAGACTCTGAGGATGAGAGGGAGAGGAAAATCAGGGTAGAAATAAAACCGCTTAGCAATGGCGGGGCTCCAATGAGCGCCAGTGTCGACGAGCTGAGGGCAACTGTGGAGAATTTATCATTGTCGCCTGCGCCGACG GGACGTAGAGGATCGAATACCGACTCAGATCACCATATGAAAAGGTCTCAGTCAGTGTCACAACAATTAGGAGGTAAGCCAAGCTCAGATTTACTTGGCCTAAACTTGTTCAATCCCAGCAGTACGCCATCGAGCGCCTCTACGCCAACCGGCAGTCATCCGTACGCGCCATTGCAAAGCCCTCCGCCACTGTCATCGTCACCGACGCCGCAACCGCAGCCGCCGCAATCCGCACCACCCACGCACTCTCATTCACGGTTCCCCG ATGGTGACCTGTTCTCGGAAGTGGGAGACATCACTCCGGCATTACCCCCTAAGCAATCCGCTTCTTCCACTCCAACTGGATCTATTATCATTCCCAGACCACCGTCTCGAAGAGGGGAGGGTCCCTCTCCTCGAGGTAGGATGTCGCCAGCGACGATATCCAGAGCGGATAGCGTGGCCAGCTTGGAGTTTCGCACAGCTGGTGTCGGTGTCGGCTCCTCTAGGGGACCCTCTCCATTGACAATCGGATTAGCGGATACTATTCCTCTGGCGGTAGCCTTCCACGAGATAGTACACTCTTATTTTCGGGGTACCGACGAGACAAGATGCCAGGTGAAGCTCAGCGGCGATATGATGCTGTCGTTTCCCGCCGGCATCGTTACCGTGCTGGCAAACAATCCCAGCCCCGCGAAGCTCACCTTTCGCGTGAGGAACAGTAACAGATTGGAAAAATTATTTCCTAATAATCAGTTGGTCAGCAT GGACGCCACGCAGACGACCGTCGACAGTACAATTTTCGAATTCAACATGAGTGCCTTAACTACATTGTTACGTAAACAGGCTGAACAAAATCCCTCGGCTTCCTATTTTAACGTTGACATACTCAAGTATCAAATAAAATGCAAGGAAGGCGCGGGCTCATGTCCTTTCCAGTTGGTAGCATACTGGAAGTGCGAGACGACGCACACAGATCTCAAG ATCGATTACAAATACAACAGCCGTGCTATGGCTTCACCGAGTCCTCTACTAAATCTCCACGTGGCAGCGCCCATAGACGGAGAATTCAAATCCTTGAACAGCAAGCCCCAAGCTCAATGGCTGCCAGAGACGAACAGAGTACTGTGGAAGTTTACCGAGCTATCTCAGTATAGCGAGGGTCACGGCGTGGGCTCCTTGAAGGCGAGGGTCGAACTCGAAGACGGTCCGGGGAACCAAGGAACGATATTCACTCAGTTCAATTGCGAAGGGACCACATTGTCCGGCGTTGAGTTCGAACTTTTGGGCCCGGGCTATAGATTAAGTTTAGTCAAGCGCAGATTCGTTTCCG GGAAGTACATATGCGATGGAGATTCCGACCCAAGAACCAGATACGCCGCGCCCCCATCGAACGTAGATTGA
- the LOC117229127 gene encoding F-BAR domain only protein 2 isoform X10 has product MTVDFADYFWGEKNNGFDVLYHNMKHGVVASKELADFLKEQSAIEENNYKLLTKVAKQVGNTSSTQGTFAPVWAALRGAAEKLAGLHLQMAQKVTELIKDVSKYADELHKKHKAVKEEESSTLEVVQSIQSITVTLQKAKDMRMQKGLELEKLKKDNASQKELEKAEIKFKKAQDDYKILVDKYMVIRNDFKTKMTQACRRFQDVEETHLKHMKEFLTIYADVLQTNHEQVGQVHIDFKRQCLDMTVDKLLEQFVQSKYTGFEKPDIIEYEEVMTNLGDMTTHSQSDGNVETPKETSKGANGETGVAGFLRSRREKRKGKKAKKKKDAVETSSNKEEKSDLEDKEDSRKSETPTPEVDEDGFCIRPKSDPWENEKGFYSSSDTDSEDERERKIRVEIKPLSNGGAPMSASVDELRATVENLSLSPAPTGRRGSNTDSDHHMKRSQSVSQQLGGKPSSDLLGLNLFNPSSTPSSASTPTGSHPYAPLQSPPPLSSSPTPQPQPPQSAPPTHSHSRFPDGDLFSEVGDITPALPPKQSASSTPTGSIIIPRPPSRRGEGPSPRGRMSPATISRADSVASLEFRTAGVGVGSSRGPSPLTIGLADTIPLAVAFHEIVHSYFRGTDETRCQVKLSGDMMLSFPAGIVTVLANNPSPAKLTFRVRNSNRLEKLFPNNQLVSMDATQTTVDSTIFEFNMSALTTLLRKQAEQNPSASYFNVDILKYQIKCKEGAGSCPFQLVAYWKCETTHTDLKIDYKYNSRAMASPSPLLNLHVAAPIDGEFKSLNSKPQAQWLPETNRVLWKFTELSQYSEGHGVGSLKARVELEDGPGNQGTIFTQFNCEGTTLSGVEFELLGPGYRLSLVKRRFVSGKYICDGDSDPRTRYAAPPSNVD; this is encoded by the exons ATGACTGTGGATTTCGCCGACTACTTTTGG GGCGAAAAGAATAATGGATTTGACGTGCTATATCATAACATGAAGCATGGTGTAGTCGCAAGTAAGGAGTTGGCTGACTTTTTAAAAGAGCAATCGGCCATAGAAGAAAACAATTATAAACTTCTAACTAAGGTAGCCAAACAAGTTGGCAATACCAGTAGCACCCAAGGAACATTTGCACCTGTTTGGGCTGCTCTGAGAGGTGCAGCAGAAAAACTTGCAGGCCTGCACCTGCAGATGGCCCAGAAGGTCACAGAACTGATAAAGGATGTATCAAAATATGCAGACGAATTACATAAAAAACATAAGGCT GTAAAAGAGGAGGAGTCATCTACTTTGGAAGTTGTGCAAAGTATACAAAGCATTACTGTGACCTTACAAAAGGCAAAAGATATGCGTATGCAAAAGGGTCTGGAACTTGAAAAATTAAAGAAGGACAATGCCAGTCAAAAAGAGTTAGAAAAAGCAGAAATTAAGTTCAAGAAAGCACAGGATGATTATAAAATTTTGGTAGACAAATACATGGTTATTAGGAACGATTTTAAAACCAAAATGACTCAGGCTTGCAGG AGATTCCAGGATGTGGAGGAGACACATCTGAAACACATGAAGGAGTTTTTAACTATCTATGCAGATGTCTTGCAGACTAATCATGAACAAGTTGGTCAGGTCCATATCGACTTTAAACGTCAGTGTCTGGACATGACAGTGGATAAGTTGCTGGAACAGTTTGTGCAAAGCAAATATACAGGTTTTGAGAAGCCAG ATATAATCGAATACGAAGAAGTCATGACAAATTTAGGAGACATGACCACTCATTCTCAATCAGATGGTAATGTTGAGACACCTAAGGAAACATCGAAAGGAGCCAATGGAGAAACAGGAGTTGCTG GGTTCCTTCGCAGTAGGAGAGAAAAGCGGAAGGGCAAGAAAGcaaaaaagaagaaggatgcCGTGGAGACGAGCAGCAACAAAGAAGAAAAGTCTGACCT GGAGGACAAGGAGGACAGCAGAAAGTCGGAGACACCGACACCGGAAGTCGACGAGGATGGATTCTGTATCAGACCGAAATCAGACCCATGGGAAAATGAGAAAGGATTCTATTCCAGCTCGGATACAGACTCTGAGGATGAGAGGGAGAGGAAAATCAGGGTAGAAATAAAACCGCTTAGCAATGGCGGGGCTCCAATGAGCGCCAGTGTCGACGAGCTGAGGGCAACTGTGGAGAATTTATCATTGTCGCCTGCGCCGACG GGACGTAGAGGATCGAATACCGACTCAGATCACCATATGAAAAGGTCTCAGTCAGTGTCACAACAATTAGGAGGTAAGCCAAGCTCAGATTTACTTGGCCTAAACTTGTTCAATCCCAGCAGTACGCCATCGAGCGCCTCTACGCCAACCGGCAGTCATCCGTACGCGCCATTGCAAAGCCCTCCGCCACTGTCATCGTCACCGACGCCGCAACCGCAGCCGCCGCAATCCGCACCACCCACGCACTCTCATTCACGGTTCCCCG ATGGTGACCTGTTCTCGGAAGTGGGAGACATCACTCCGGCATTACCCCCTAAGCAATCCGCTTCTTCCACTCCAACTGGATCTATTATCATTCCCAGACCACCGTCTCGAAGAGGGGAGGGTCCCTCTCCTCGAGGTAGGATGTCGCCAGCGACGATATCCAGAGCGGATAGCGTGGCCAGCTTGGAGTTTCGCACAGCTGGTGTCGGTGTCGGCTCCTCTAGGGGACCCTCTCCATTGACAATCGGATTAGCGGATACTATTCCTCTGGCGGTAGCCTTCCACGAGATAGTACACTCTTATTTTCGGGGTACCGACGAGACAAGATGCCAGGTGAAGCTCAGCGGCGATATGATGCTGTCGTTTCCCGCCGGCATCGTTACCGTGCTGGCAAACAATCCCAGCCCCGCGAAGCTCACCTTTCGCGTGAGGAACAGTAACAGATTGGAAAAATTATTTCCTAATAATCAGTTGGTCAGCAT GGACGCCACGCAGACGACCGTCGACAGTACAATTTTCGAATTCAACATGAGTGCCTTAACTACATTGTTACGTAAACAGGCTGAACAAAATCCCTCGGCTTCCTATTTTAACGTTGACATACTCAAGTATCAAATAAAATGCAAGGAAGGCGCGGGCTCATGTCCTTTCCAGTTGGTAGCATACTGGAAGTGCGAGACGACGCACACAGATCTCAAG ATCGATTACAAATACAACAGCCGTGCTATGGCTTCACCGAGTCCTCTACTAAATCTCCACGTGGCAGCGCCCATAGACGGAGAATTCAAATCCTTGAACAGCAAGCCCCAAGCTCAATGGCTGCCAGAGACGAACAGAGTACTGTGGAAGTTTACCGAGCTATCTCAGTATAGCGAGGGTCACGGCGTGGGCTCCTTGAAGGCGAGGGTCGAACTCGAAGACGGTCCGGGGAACCAAGGAACGATATTCACTCAGTTCAATTGCGAAGGGACCACATTGTCCGGCGTTGAGTTCGAACTTTTGGGCCCGGGCTATAGATTAAGTTTAGTCAAGCGCAGATTCGTTTCCG GGAAGTACATATGCGATGGAGATTCCGACCCAAGAACCAGATACGCCGCGCCCCCATCGAACGTAGATTGA
- the LOC117229127 gene encoding F-BAR domain only protein 2 isoform X11, translated as MTVDFADYFWGEKNNGFDVLYHNMKHGVVASKELADFLKEQSAIEENNYKLLTKVAKQVGNTSSTQGTFAPVWAALRGAAEKLAGLHLQMAQKVTELIKDVSKYADELHKKHKAVKEEESSTLEVVQSIQSITVTLQKAKDMRMQKGLELEKLKKDNASQKELEKAEIKFKKAQDDYKILVDKYMVIRNDFKTKMTQACRRFQDVEETHLKHMKEFLTIYADVLQTNHEQVGQVHIDFKRQCLDMTVDKLLEQFVQSKYTGFEKPDIIEYEEVMTNLGDMTTHSQSDGNVETPKETSKGANGETGVAGFLRSRREKRKGKKAKKKKDAVETSSNKEEKEDKEDSRKSETPTPEVDEDGFCIRPKSDPWENEKGFYSSSDTDSEDERERKIRVEIKPLSNGGAPMSASVDELRATVENLSLSPAPTGRRGSNTDSDHHMKRSQSVSQQLGGKPSSDLLGLNLFNPSSTPSSASTPTGSHPYAPLQSPPPLSSSPTPQPQPPQSAPPTHSHSRFPDGDLFSEVGDITPALPPKQSASSTPTGSIIIPRPPSRRGEGPSPRGRMSPATISRADSVASLEFRTAGVGVGSSRGPSPLTIGLADTIPLAVAFHEIVHSYFRGTDETRCQVKLSGDMMLSFPAGIVTVLANNPSPAKLTFRVRNSNRLEKLFPNNQLVSMDATQTTVDSTIFEFNMSALTTLLRKQAEQNPSASYFNVDILKYQIKCKEGAGSCPFQLVAYWKCETTHTDLKIDYKYNSRAMASPSPLLNLHVAAPIDGEFKSLNSKPQAQWLPETNRVLWKFTELSQYSEGHGVGSLKARVELEDGPGNQGTIFTQFNCEGTTLSGVEFELLGPGYRLSLVKRRFVSGKYICDGDSDPRTRYAAPPSNVD; from the exons ATGACTGTGGATTTCGCCGACTACTTTTGG GGCGAAAAGAATAATGGATTTGACGTGCTATATCATAACATGAAGCATGGTGTAGTCGCAAGTAAGGAGTTGGCTGACTTTTTAAAAGAGCAATCGGCCATAGAAGAAAACAATTATAAACTTCTAACTAAGGTAGCCAAACAAGTTGGCAATACCAGTAGCACCCAAGGAACATTTGCACCTGTTTGGGCTGCTCTGAGAGGTGCAGCAGAAAAACTTGCAGGCCTGCACCTGCAGATGGCCCAGAAGGTCACAGAACTGATAAAGGATGTATCAAAATATGCAGACGAATTACATAAAAAACATAAGGCT GTAAAAGAGGAGGAGTCATCTACTTTGGAAGTTGTGCAAAGTATACAAAGCATTACTGTGACCTTACAAAAGGCAAAAGATATGCGTATGCAAAAGGGTCTGGAACTTGAAAAATTAAAGAAGGACAATGCCAGTCAAAAAGAGTTAGAAAAAGCAGAAATTAAGTTCAAGAAAGCACAGGATGATTATAAAATTTTGGTAGACAAATACATGGTTATTAGGAACGATTTTAAAACCAAAATGACTCAGGCTTGCAGG AGATTCCAGGATGTGGAGGAGACACATCTGAAACACATGAAGGAGTTTTTAACTATCTATGCAGATGTCTTGCAGACTAATCATGAACAAGTTGGTCAGGTCCATATCGACTTTAAACGTCAGTGTCTGGACATGACAGTGGATAAGTTGCTGGAACAGTTTGTGCAAAGCAAATATACAGGTTTTGAGAAGCCAG ATATAATCGAATACGAAGAAGTCATGACAAATTTAGGAGACATGACCACTCATTCTCAATCAGATGGTAATGTTGAGACACCTAAGGAAACATCGAAAGGAGCCAATGGAGAAACAGGAGTTGCTG GGTTCCTTCGCAGTAGGAGAGAAAAGCGGAAGGGCAAGAAAGcaaaaaagaagaaggatgcCGTGGAGACGAGCAGCAACAAAGAAGAAAA GGAGGACAAGGAGGACAGCAGAAAGTCGGAGACACCGACACCGGAAGTCGACGAGGATGGATTCTGTATCAGACCGAAATCAGACCCATGGGAAAATGAGAAAGGATTCTATTCCAGCTCGGATACAGACTCTGAGGATGAGAGGGAGAGGAAAATCAGGGTAGAAATAAAACCGCTTAGCAATGGCGGGGCTCCAATGAGCGCCAGTGTCGACGAGCTGAGGGCAACTGTGGAGAATTTATCATTGTCGCCTGCGCCGACG GGACGTAGAGGATCGAATACCGACTCAGATCACCATATGAAAAGGTCTCAGTCAGTGTCACAACAATTAGGAGGTAAGCCAAGCTCAGATTTACTTGGCCTAAACTTGTTCAATCCCAGCAGTACGCCATCGAGCGCCTCTACGCCAACCGGCAGTCATCCGTACGCGCCATTGCAAAGCCCTCCGCCACTGTCATCGTCACCGACGCCGCAACCGCAGCCGCCGCAATCCGCACCACCCACGCACTCTCATTCACGGTTCCCCG ATGGTGACCTGTTCTCGGAAGTGGGAGACATCACTCCGGCATTACCCCCTAAGCAATCCGCTTCTTCCACTCCAACTGGATCTATTATCATTCCCAGACCACCGTCTCGAAGAGGGGAGGGTCCCTCTCCTCGAGGTAGGATGTCGCCAGCGACGATATCCAGAGCGGATAGCGTGGCCAGCTTGGAGTTTCGCACAGCTGGTGTCGGTGTCGGCTCCTCTAGGGGACCCTCTCCATTGACAATCGGATTAGCGGATACTATTCCTCTGGCGGTAGCCTTCCACGAGATAGTACACTCTTATTTTCGGGGTACCGACGAGACAAGATGCCAGGTGAAGCTCAGCGGCGATATGATGCTGTCGTTTCCCGCCGGCATCGTTACCGTGCTGGCAAACAATCCCAGCCCCGCGAAGCTCACCTTTCGCGTGAGGAACAGTAACAGATTGGAAAAATTATTTCCTAATAATCAGTTGGTCAGCAT GGACGCCACGCAGACGACCGTCGACAGTACAATTTTCGAATTCAACATGAGTGCCTTAACTACATTGTTACGTAAACAGGCTGAACAAAATCCCTCGGCTTCCTATTTTAACGTTGACATACTCAAGTATCAAATAAAATGCAAGGAAGGCGCGGGCTCATGTCCTTTCCAGTTGGTAGCATACTGGAAGTGCGAGACGACGCACACAGATCTCAAG ATCGATTACAAATACAACAGCCGTGCTATGGCTTCACCGAGTCCTCTACTAAATCTCCACGTGGCAGCGCCCATAGACGGAGAATTCAAATCCTTGAACAGCAAGCCCCAAGCTCAATGGCTGCCAGAGACGAACAGAGTACTGTGGAAGTTTACCGAGCTATCTCAGTATAGCGAGGGTCACGGCGTGGGCTCCTTGAAGGCGAGGGTCGAACTCGAAGACGGTCCGGGGAACCAAGGAACGATATTCACTCAGTTCAATTGCGAAGGGACCACATTGTCCGGCGTTGAGTTCGAACTTTTGGGCCCGGGCTATAGATTAAGTTTAGTCAAGCGCAGATTCGTTTCCG GGAAGTACATATGCGATGGAGATTCCGACCCAAGAACCAGATACGCCGCGCCCCCATCGAACGTAGATTGA